A window of the Streptomyces formicae genome harbors these coding sequences:
- a CDS encoding ribonucleotide-diphosphate reductase subunit beta, whose translation MTEKNLLDPGFELTLRPMRYPDFYDRYRDAIKNTWTVEEVDLHSDVADLAKLTPGEQHLIGRLVAFFATGDSIVANNLVLTLYKHINSPEARLYLSRQLFEEAVHVQFYLTLLDTYLPDPEDRTAAFAAVENIPSIREKAQFCFRWMAALDGEEGVEKIDRLETRSDRRRFLLNLICFAACIEGLFFYGAFAYVYWFRSRGLLHGLATGTNWVFRDETMHMNFAFEVVDTVRKEEPELFDDELQQQVTDMLKEAVAAELQFGRDLCGDGLPGMNTESMREYLECVADQRLTRLGFPPVYGSQNPFSFMELQGVQELTNFFERRPSAYQVAVEGSVDLDEDF comes from the coding sequence ATGACCGAGAAGAACCTGCTCGACCCGGGCTTCGAACTGACCCTGCGCCCCATGCGCTACCCGGACTTCTACGACCGCTACCGGGACGCGATCAAGAACACGTGGACCGTGGAGGAGGTCGACCTCCACTCCGACGTCGCCGACCTCGCCAAGCTCACCCCGGGTGAGCAGCATCTGATCGGCCGTCTGGTCGCCTTCTTCGCGACCGGGGACTCGATCGTCGCCAACAACCTGGTGCTGACGCTCTACAAGCACATCAACTCCCCCGAGGCGCGGCTGTATCTCTCGCGCCAGCTCTTCGAGGAGGCCGTGCACGTCCAGTTCTATCTGACGCTGCTGGACACCTACCTCCCCGACCCGGAGGACCGCACGGCCGCCTTCGCCGCGGTCGAGAACATCCCCTCGATCCGGGAGAAGGCGCAGTTCTGCTTCCGCTGGATGGCCGCTCTGGACGGGGAAGAGGGCGTCGAGAAGATCGACCGCCTGGAGACGAGGTCCGACCGCCGGCGCTTCCTGCTGAACCTGATCTGCTTCGCGGCGTGCATCGAGGGGCTGTTCTTCTACGGCGCCTTCGCGTACGTGTACTGGTTCCGCTCGCGGGGTCTGCTGCACGGCCTTGCCACGGGCACCAACTGGGTGTTCCGGGACGAGACCATGCACATGAACTTCGCCTTCGAGGTCGTGGACACGGTCCGCAAGGAGGAGCCGGAGCTCTTCGACGACGAACTCCAGCAGCAGGTCACCGACATGCTGAAGGAGGCCGTGGCCGCGGAGCTCCAGTTCGGCCGCGATCTGTGCGGTGACGGGCTTCCGGGCATGAACACCGAGTCGATGCGCGAGTACCTGGAGTGCGTCGCCGACCAGCGGCTCACCCGGCTCGGCTTCCCCCCGGTCTACGGCTCGCAGAACCCGTTCTCCTTCATGGAGCTCCAGGGCGTCCAGGAGCTGACGAACTTCTTCGAGCGCCGTCCCTCGGCCTACCAGGTGGCGGTCGAGGGCTCCGTCGACCTGGACGAGGACTTCTGA
- a CDS encoding ribonucleoside-diphosphate reductase subunit alpha yields the protein MTIAPPDPASTRLAEGADGPATALLRSLTDLTADLPDTDPGRVAAAALRGRHAGSDEAELRELATEAAAGLIAEDPAYSRLAARLLTLTISEEAATQGAAAFSGSIAVGHREGLIADRTAAFVRTHAARLDALVDPAADDRFGYFGLRTLYSRYLLRHPITRKVIETPQQFMLRVAAGLAEDTASDEKRGLRALDEVAALYGLMSRLDYLPSSPTLFNSGTRHPQMSSCYLLDSPLDELDSIYDRYHQVARLSKHAGGIGLSYSRIRSRGSLIRGTNGHSNGIVPFLRTLDSSVAAVNQGGRRKGAACVYLETWHADIEEFLELRDNTGEEARRTHNLNLAHWIPDEFMRRVNADADWSLFSPADVPELVDLWGDAFDAAYRKAEAAGLARRTIPARELYGRMMRTLAQTGNGWMTFKDVSNRTANQTAEPGTVVHSSNLCTEIIEVTNDDETAVCNLGSVNLGAFVTPDGAIDWSRLDETVRTAVTFLDRVVDINFYPTEQAGRSNARWRPVGLGAMGLQDVFFKLRLPFDSAEAKALSTRIAERIMLAAYEASCDLAERSGPLPAWEQTRAARGVLHPDHYDVELNWPERWAALRERIATTGMRNALLLAIAPTATIASIAGVYECIEPQVSNLFKRETLSGEFLQVNSYLVDELKQLGVWDAQTREALRDSSGSVQGLNWIPAEVRELYRTAWEIPQRGLIDMAAARTPFLDQSQSLNLFMETPTIGKLSSMYAYAWKQGLKTTYYLRSRPATRIARAASGTAAVSAPVPATVPVPVQQPAPDAEAIACSLENPESCEACQ from the coding sequence GTGACCATCGCGCCGCCCGATCCTGCTTCAACGCGGCTGGCAGAAGGAGCCGACGGGCCAGCCACTGCGCTGCTGCGGAGCCTGACCGACCTCACCGCCGATCTCCCCGACACCGACCCGGGCCGGGTCGCCGCCGCCGCGCTCCGTGGCCGGCACGCGGGCTCGGACGAGGCCGAGCTGCGGGAGCTCGCGACCGAGGCCGCCGCGGGGCTGATCGCCGAGGACCCGGCGTACTCACGGCTCGCGGCCCGGCTGCTCACCCTCACCATCTCGGAGGAGGCGGCCACACAGGGGGCGGCCGCCTTCTCCGGATCCATCGCCGTCGGCCACCGCGAGGGCCTGATCGCGGACCGCACGGCCGCGTTCGTACGGACCCACGCGGCCCGTCTGGACGCGCTCGTCGACCCCGCGGCCGACGACCGCTTCGGCTACTTCGGCCTGCGCACCCTCTACAGCCGCTACCTGCTCCGGCACCCGATCACCCGCAAGGTGATCGAGACCCCTCAGCAGTTCATGCTGCGCGTCGCCGCCGGTCTCGCCGAGGACACTGCGTCCGATGAGAAAAGGGGCCTCCGCGCGCTCGACGAGGTCGCCGCGCTGTACGGGCTGATGAGCCGGCTCGACTATCTCCCGTCGTCCCCGACCCTCTTCAACTCCGGCACCCGTCACCCCCAGATGTCGTCCTGCTATCTGCTGGACTCCCCGCTGGACGAGCTGGACTCCATCTACGACCGCTACCACCAGGTCGCGCGGCTGTCGAAGCACGCGGGCGGCATCGGTCTCTCGTACTCCCGCATCCGCTCCCGGGGTTCGCTGATCCGCGGCACCAACGGCCACTCCAACGGCATCGTCCCGTTCCTGCGGACCCTCGACTCCTCCGTCGCCGCGGTGAACCAGGGCGGCCGGCGCAAGGGCGCCGCCTGCGTCTACCTGGAGACCTGGCACGCGGACATCGAGGAGTTCCTGGAGCTGCGCGACAACACCGGCGAGGAGGCGCGGCGTACGCACAACCTCAACCTGGCCCACTGGATCCCGGACGAGTTCATGCGGCGCGTCAACGCGGACGCCGACTGGTCGCTGTTCTCGCCGGCCGACGTGCCCGAGCTCGTCGACCTGTGGGGCGACGCCTTCGACGCCGCGTACCGCAAGGCGGAGGCCGCCGGTCTCGCCCGCAGGACGATCCCGGCGCGTGAGCTGTACGGCCGGATGATGCGGACCCTCGCGCAGACCGGCAACGGCTGGATGACCTTCAAGGACGTCTCCAACCGGACCGCGAACCAGACCGCCGAGCCCGGCACGGTCGTCCACTCCTCCAATCTCTGCACCGAGATCATCGAGGTCACGAACGACGACGAGACGGCCGTGTGCAACCTCGGTTCGGTCAACCTGGGCGCGTTCGTCACCCCGGACGGAGCCATCGACTGGTCACGCCTCGACGAGACCGTCCGTACCGCCGTGACCTTCCTCGACCGCGTCGTGGACATCAACTTCTACCCGACCGAGCAGGCCGGCCGCTCCAACGCCAGGTGGCGCCCGGTGGGCCTGGGCGCGATGGGCCTCCAGGACGTCTTCTTCAAGCTGCGGCTGCCCTTCGACTCGGCGGAGGCGAAGGCCCTGTCGACGCGCATCGCCGAGCGGATCATGCTGGCGGCGTACGAGGCGTCGTGCGACCTCGCCGAGCGGAGCGGCCCGCTGCCGGCCTGGGAGCAGACCCGTGCCGCGCGCGGCGTCCTGCACCCCGACCACTACGACGTGGAGCTCAACTGGCCCGAGCGCTGGGCCGCGCTGCGCGAGCGGATCGCCACGACCGGCATGCGCAACGCGCTGCTCCTCGCCATCGCGCCGACCGCGACCATCGCGTCGATCGCGGGCGTGTACGAGTGCATCGAGCCGCAGGTCTCCAACCTCTTCAAGCGCGAGACGCTCTCCGGCGAGTTCCTCCAGGTCAACTCCTATCTGGTGGACGAACTGAAGCAGCTCGGTGTGTGGGACGCGCAGACCCGCGAGGCGCTGCGCGACTCCAGCGGCTCGGTGCAGGGCCTGAACTGGATCCCGGCGGAGGTGCGCGAGCTCTACCGCACGGCCTGGGAGATCCCGCAGCGCGGTCTGATCGACATGGCGGCGGCCCGTACCCCCTTCCTGGACCAGTCGCAGTCGCTGAACCTCTTCATGGAGACGCCGACCATCGGCAAGCTCAGCTCGATGTACGCGTACGCCTGGAAGCAGGGCCTGAAGACGACGTACTACCTGCGTTCGCGCCCGGCGACGCGGATCGCGCGTGCGGCGTCCGGCACCGCCGCGGTCTCCGCCCCCGTGCCGGCCACCGTGCCCGTCCCCGTGCAGCAGCCGGCCCCCGACGCCGAGGCCATCGCCTGCTCCCTGGAGAACCCGGAGTCCTGCGAAGCCTGCCAGTGA
- a CDS encoding YbdD/YjiX family protein translates to MEAVRGVRRAVDWVRWYVREVSGESVYDRYVAHARAHAPGATVMSRREFEHSRMDAREADPREGFRCC, encoded by the coding sequence ATGGAAGCGGTGCGCGGCGTGCGACGCGCGGTGGACTGGGTCCGCTGGTACGTGCGCGAGGTGTCGGGCGAGTCGGTCTACGACCGCTACGTCGCCCACGCCAGGGCGCACGCCCCCGGCGCGACGGTGATGTCGCGCCGCGAATTCGAGCACAGCCGCATGGACGCGCGGGAGGCGGACCCCCGGGAGGGGTTCCGCTGCTGCTGA
- a CDS encoding carbon starvation CstA family protein yields the protein MAEPAPPNATRQRMSPRSIAIWVLVALVGGVGWSVLALSRGEEISAVWMLAAALGSYAIAYRFYARFIQYRVLKADKTRATPAERLDNGVDFYPTDRRVLFGHHFAAIAGAGPLVGPVLAAQMGYLPGTIWIIVGVIFAGAVQDMVTLFFSTRRNGRSLGQMARDEIGPFGGAAALVAVFAIMIILLAVLALVIVNALAHSPWGVFSIGMTIPIALFMGVYLRTLRPGKVSEVSAIGVALLLLAIVAGGWVADSSLAGFFTLEPGTLVIWMVVYGFFASVLPVWLLLAPRDYLSTFMKVGTIVLLAVGVVIAAPALKMPAVTEFAGNGQGPVFAGSLFPFVFITIACGALSGFHSLISSGTTPKMIQKETQIRMIGYGAMLTESFVAVMAMICACILDPGLYFAVNSPAGVLGTTVDSASQAVANLGFTISPEQLTQAAKDVEEASLLSRTGGAPTFALGMSEIFSAVIGGAGMKAFWYHFAIMFEALFILTTVDAGTRVGRFMLQDTLGNLYKPMKQVSWKPGVWFASAVVVGCWGYFLWVGVHDPLGGINQLFPLFGIANQLLAAVALAVCTTLLVKSGRLKWAWVTAVPLAWDAAVTLTASWQKVFSADPKVGFFAQRDKYRTGIDAGQVLPPAKSMDDMNTIVTNSTVDGVLAAFFAVLIVVVLVDAARVCLKAIRDPESARLTEVPYVESKIVAPAGLIPTKEEKAELAAAGAGAAGREASGSGTGSA from the coding sequence ATGGCCGAGCCTGCACCACCGAACGCTACCCGGCAGAGAATGAGTCCGCGGTCGATCGCGATCTGGGTGCTCGTCGCCCTGGTGGGCGGGGTCGGCTGGAGCGTACTGGCCCTCTCCCGCGGCGAGGAGATCTCGGCCGTGTGGATGCTCGCGGCCGCCCTCGGCTCCTATGCCATCGCCTACCGGTTCTACGCGCGCTTCATCCAGTACCGCGTGCTCAAGGCCGACAAGACGCGGGCCACCCCCGCCGAGCGCCTTGACAACGGTGTCGACTTCTACCCGACCGACCGCCGGGTGCTCTTCGGGCACCACTTCGCGGCGATCGCCGGGGCGGGGCCGCTGGTCGGACCGGTGCTGGCCGCCCAGATGGGATACCTGCCGGGCACCATCTGGATCATCGTCGGCGTGATCTTCGCCGGTGCCGTCCAGGACATGGTCACGCTCTTCTTCTCCACGCGCCGCAACGGCCGTTCGCTCGGCCAGATGGCGCGTGACGAGATCGGCCCGTTCGGCGGTGCCGCGGCGCTCGTCGCGGTCTTCGCCATCATGATCATCCTGCTCGCCGTGCTGGCGCTGGTGATCGTCAACGCCCTGGCGCACTCGCCGTGGGGCGTCTTCTCCATCGGCATGACGATCCCCATCGCGCTCTTCATGGGCGTCTACCTGCGCACGCTCCGGCCCGGCAAGGTCAGCGAGGTCTCGGCCATCGGCGTCGCGCTGCTGCTGCTCGCGATCGTCGCGGGCGGCTGGGTCGCCGACTCCTCGCTCGCCGGCTTCTTCACGCTGGAGCCGGGCACGCTGGTCATCTGGATGGTGGTGTACGGATTCTTCGCCTCCGTGCTGCCGGTCTGGCTGCTGCTGGCGCCGCGCGACTACCTCTCCACCTTCATGAAGGTCGGCACGATCGTGCTGCTCGCGGTGGGCGTGGTGATCGCCGCGCCGGCGCTGAAGATGCCGGCGGTCACCGAGTTCGCGGGCAACGGCCAGGGGCCGGTCTTCGCGGGCTCGCTCTTCCCGTTCGTCTTCATCACCATCGCCTGCGGCGCGCTCTCCGGCTTCCACTCCCTGATCTCCTCGGGCACCACCCCGAAGATGATCCAGAAGGAGACCCAGATCCGGATGATCGGCTACGGCGCGATGCTGACCGAGTCGTTCGTCGCGGTCATGGCGATGATCTGCGCCTGCATCCTCGATCCGGGTCTGTACTTCGCCGTCAACTCCCCCGCCGGCGTGCTCGGTACGACGGTGGACTCCGCGTCCCAGGCGGTCGCGAACCTCGGCTTCACCATCAGCCCCGAGCAGCTGACCCAGGCCGCCAAGGACGTCGAGGAGGCCAGCCTGCTCTCCCGCACCGGTGGTGCGCCGACCTTCGCGCTCGGCATGTCCGAGATCTTCTCGGCGGTGATCGGCGGCGCCGGGATGAAGGCGTTCTGGTACCACTTCGCGATCATGTTCGAGGCGCTCTTCATCCTTACCACGGTCGATGCGGGCACCAGGGTGGGGCGCTTCATGCTCCAGGACACGCTGGGCAACCTCTACAAGCCGATGAAGCAGGTCAGCTGGAAGCCGGGCGTCTGGTTCGCGAGCGCGGTCGTCGTCGGCTGCTGGGGCTACTTCCTGTGGGTCGGCGTGCACGACCCGCTGGGCGGCATCAACCAGCTCTTCCCGCTCTTCGGCATCGCCAACCAGCTGCTGGCGGCCGTCGCGCTCGCCGTCTGCACCACGCTGCTGGTCAAGTCGGGACGGCTCAAGTGGGCCTGGGTGACGGCCGTTCCGCTCGCCTGGGACGCCGCGGTCACCCTGACCGCGAGCTGGCAGAAGGTCTTCTCGGCCGACCCGAAGGTGGGCTTCTTCGCCCAGCGGGACAAGTACCGGACGGGCATTGACGCGGGCCAGGTGCTGCCGCCCGCGAAGTCGATGGACGACATGAACACGATCGTCACCAACTCGACCGTCGACGGCGTACTCGCCGCGTTCTTCGCCGTCCTCATCGTGGTGGTCCTCGTGGACGCGGCCAGGGTCTGTCTGAAGGCGATCCGCGACCCGGAGAGCGCCCGCCTCACGGAGGTCCCGTACGTGGAGTCGAAGATCGTCGCCCCGGCCGGTCTGATCCCGACCAAGGAGGAGAAGGCGGAGCTGGCGGCGGCCGGAGCCGGTGCCGCCGGCCGGGAGGCCTCGGGCAGCGGTACGGGCTCGGCGTGA